The Cellulomonas sp. S1-8 genome has a window encoding:
- a CDS encoding MalY/PatB family protein yields MGSPFDVTVAEMRRRTSLKWHTYPDDVLPAFVAEMDAAPLDAVVTAVTGAMLAGDTGYEAGPTSRLGTAYAEAFAGFAARQHGWDVPVDRTRMLPDVMLGIVEVLGVLSSPGDRVVINPPVYPPFRAFVEHAGRQVVTAPLTTEGRLDLDALDRAFADASVYLLCHPHNPTGTLHTRDELRAVGELATRHGVRVVADEIHAPLTVGDEPFVPTTTVIPDAIALHSASKAFNLAGLKAALAVPGPAADDLARLPEIVGHGVSHVASIAHQAAYQHGDAWLDDVRGAIRSNGDLAAATLAEQLPSARWTRPAATYFAWLDVRETPAVAAAGTDPARILLHQGRLAVNSGPTFGAGGDGHVRLNLATSREILTDALARLTTTLAARS; encoded by the coding sequence ATGGGATCTCCCTTCGACGTGACCGTCGCCGAGATGCGTCGGCGCACCTCGCTGAAGTGGCACACGTACCCCGACGACGTGCTCCCCGCGTTCGTCGCGGAGATGGACGCCGCGCCGCTCGACGCGGTCGTCACCGCCGTCACGGGGGCGATGCTCGCCGGCGACACCGGGTACGAGGCCGGCCCGACGAGCCGCCTCGGCACGGCTTACGCCGAGGCCTTCGCCGGGTTCGCCGCTCGGCAGCACGGCTGGGACGTGCCCGTGGACCGCACCCGGATGCTCCCCGACGTCATGCTCGGGATCGTCGAGGTGCTGGGCGTGCTGTCGTCGCCGGGCGACCGCGTCGTCATCAACCCGCCGGTGTACCCGCCGTTCCGGGCGTTCGTCGAGCACGCGGGGCGGCAGGTCGTCACCGCCCCCCTGACGACGGAGGGGCGGCTCGACCTCGACGCCCTCGACCGGGCGTTCGCGGACGCGTCCGTCTACCTGCTGTGCCACCCGCACAACCCGACGGGCACCCTGCACACCCGGGACGAGCTGCGGGCGGTCGGCGAGCTCGCGACGCGACACGGCGTGCGCGTCGTCGCCGACGAGATCCACGCACCGCTCACCGTCGGCGACGAGCCGTTCGTCCCCACGACGACGGTCATCCCCGATGCCATCGCGCTGCACTCGGCCTCGAAGGCGTTCAACCTCGCCGGGCTCAAGGCCGCGCTGGCCGTGCCGGGCCCGGCGGCCGACGACCTGGCCCGCCTGCCCGAGATCGTGGGTCACGGCGTCAGCCACGTCGCGTCGATCGCGCACCAGGCCGCCTACCAGCACGGGGACGCCTGGCTCGACGACGTGCGCGGGGCCATCCGCAGCAACGGCGACCTCGCTGCCGCGACCCTCGCCGAGCAGCTCCCGTCGGCGCGCTGGACCCGGCCCGCGGCGACGTACTTCGCGTGGCTCGACGTCCGCGAGACCCCGGCCGTCGCCGCGGCGGGCACCGACCCGGCGCGCATCCTGCTCCACCAGGGACGGCTCGCCGTCAACTCGGGCCCGACCTTCGGCGCCGGCGGCGACGGGCACGTCCGGCTCAATCTGGCGACGTCGCGCGAGATCCTCACCGACGCCCTCGCCCGCCTCACGACGACCCTCGCCGCCCGGTCCTGA
- a CDS encoding Hsp20/alpha crystallin family protein, whose protein sequence is MATRFDPFQEMDRVLAQVLASDRAAATMPLDLYRDGDHYVLHVDLPGADPGTIDVGVDDRTLTIRAERTARTDHDVQWLAKERPVGTYARQLTVGRGLALDRISATYADGVLTLTVPVAEEAKPRRIEVQHGASPTSIAASATAG, encoded by the coding sequence ATGGCTACCCGTTTCGACCCGTTCCAGGAGATGGACCGCGTGCTCGCGCAGGTCCTGGCGTCGGACCGCGCCGCGGCCACCATGCCGCTGGACCTGTACCGCGACGGCGACCACTACGTCCTGCACGTCGACCTGCCGGGCGCGGACCCGGGCACGATCGACGTCGGCGTGGACGACCGCACCCTGACGATCCGCGCCGAGCGCACCGCCCGCACGGACCACGACGTGCAGTGGCTCGCCAAGGAGCGCCCCGTCGGCACCTACGCCCGGCAGCTGACCGTCGGCCGCGGCCTGGCGCTCGACAGGATCAGCGCGACCTACGCCGACGGCGTGCTGACGCTGACTGTCCCGGTGGCCGAGGAGGCCAAGCCGCGCCGCATCGAGGTCCAGCACGGCGCCTCGCCGACGTCCATCGCGGCGTCCGCCACCGCCGGCTGA
- a CDS encoding helix-turn-helix domain-containing protein, which produces MSMLDTSVNPHTMGTHSLTRRERVVLAELAEDVTLEEIATRLFVTRNTVKSQVRSVYRKIGVSTRAEAVAWAEAHGIR; this is translated from the coding sequence ATGAGCATGCTGGACACGAGCGTGAACCCGCACACCATGGGGACCCACTCGCTCACCCGTCGCGAGCGGGTCGTGCTGGCCGAGCTGGCCGAGGACGTGACGCTCGAGGAGATCGCGACCCGGCTGTTCGTCACGCGCAACACCGTGAAGTCCCAGGTGCGCAGCGTCTACCGCAAGATCGGCGTGTCCACCCGCGCCGAGGCGGTCGCCTGGGCCGAGGCCCACGGGATCCGCTGA
- a CDS encoding (deoxy)nucleoside triphosphate pyrophosphohydrolase produces the protein MTPVLVVAAAVVDDLDDPRLLLAARRAYPASLAGRWEFPGGKVEEGETPEAALHREIREELGVRVGLGVELLGPDDGVWRISEQYVLRLWFAEVLDGEPEPLDEHDELRWLPDGQWFDVPWLDADVRVVEGITQFVASFPSSGRSAIGRTA, from the coding sequence ATGACCCCTGTGCTCGTCGTGGCCGCTGCCGTGGTCGACGACCTCGACGACCCTCGCCTGCTGCTCGCGGCCCGCCGCGCCTACCCGGCGAGCCTGGCCGGCCGCTGGGAGTTCCCCGGCGGCAAGGTCGAGGAAGGCGAGACACCCGAGGCTGCGCTGCACCGCGAGATCCGCGAGGAGCTCGGCGTCCGTGTGGGCCTCGGCGTGGAGCTGCTCGGTCCGGACGACGGTGTCTGGCGGATCTCCGAGCAGTACGTCCTGCGGCTGTGGTTCGCCGAGGTGCTCGACGGCGAGCCCGAGCCCCTCGACGAGCACGACGAGCTGCGGTGGCTGCCCGACGGCCAGTGGTTCGACGTGCCCTGGCTCGACGCCGACGTGCGGGTCGTCGAGGGCATCACGCAGTTCGTCGCGTCCTTCCCCTCGAGCGGCCGCAGCGCGATCGGCCGCACCGCCTGA